One genomic window of Carassius auratus strain Wakin unplaced genomic scaffold, ASM336829v1 scaf_tig00032822, whole genome shotgun sequence includes the following:
- the LOC113081018 gene encoding NACHT, LRR and PYD domains-containing protein 3-like, with product MPIQRRDDINLPHQRDDAQNPDQEIQQRLKYNMKLKHLYIFEGLAKQGNPTLLNEIYTELCIIDGGNGEINNEHEIKRIEKTLKSATGVTTPIKCNDIFRALPGQDRPIRTVLTKGVAGIGKTVSVQKLILDWAEGKENQDVQLIFPLPFREINLMKDKTLSLSDLLHVFFPETKEMEISSEEYKVLFIFDGLDECRLSLNFQSDVRLCDASEPASVDELLMNLIVGNLLPSALIWITSRPAAADLIPSECVHRVTEVRGFNQPQKEEYFRKRISDQSLADRIISHLKSSRSLYIMCHIPVFCWISAAVLEKMLSQEGSREIPKTLTQMYTHFLMAQISIKDTKYPEKEDKDMEMIFKLGKLAYVQLDKGNLIFYEEDLRECGIDVTEASVYSGLCTQIFREEFGWYQGKVFCFVHLSVQEHLAALYVILSFHNISKNVLVEGEAKTVSIILKCAIDKALDSNNGHLDLFLRFLMGLSVESNQALLERFLKKRSIIAQDTAETVEYLKEMIVINCPDKSILMFHCLNELNDHSLSDEIQKYIASGKVSEDIQSQELGLALLFILMTSNENFDEFELHKYGRSDAFISWLYPVIRLSTKAWMCNCNITEMGCLKLSTLLSSHSNVRELDLSHNNLQDSGVEILCAGPKESNRAKQLIPQWFSSRPYHPSNQRLFEDIASLTAGLQDAESRLESLNLKNCAVTEAGCVFLSSALSLNPSHLKVLDLSWNNIGDSGVTHICASLDKAHCSLEILKLNNCNITQKGCAALASVIQTDSNLKELSLSKNELQDSGVMLLSVGLHHPHCKLETLRLSYCKFKAEGFGSLTSALRSNSQLRELDVGNNRPEDDGMELLSTVLHHPNCRLKTLRMDKCGITEKSCAGLASALSSCHLTDLDLSINDLQDSGVKKLCVGLQNPCCKLEKLRLSNCSITHEGVMSLTEALKSNPSRLKELDLLENDLEESDFKLIGNII from the exons agATGATGCACAAAATCCTGATCAAGAAATCCAAcaaagattaaaatataatatgaaattgAAGCATCTCTACATTTTTGAAGGACTGGCAAAGCAGGGAAACCCAACACTTCTGAATGAAATCTACACAGAGCTCTGCATCATCGATGGTGGGAATGGAGAGATCAATAATGAGCATGAAATTAAAAGGatagaaaaaacattaaaaagtgcaACAGGAGTAACTACACCAATtaaatgcaatgacatttttagagctttacctggacaagacagacccatcagaactgtgctgacaaagggagtcgctggcattggaaaaacagtTTCTGTGCAGAAGTTGATCCTGGACTGGGCTGAAGGGAAAGAGAATCAGGacgtccagctcatatttccacttcctttcagagaaatcaatctgatgaaggacaaaacactcagtctttcagatcttcttcatgtCTTTTTCCCTGAAACCAAAGAAATGGAAATATCCAGTGAAGAATATAAAGTGTTGTttatctttgatggtctggatgagtgtcgCCTGTCTCTCAATTTTCAGAGTGATGTGAGGTTGTGTGATGCAAGTGAACCAGCCTCAGTGGACGAGCTGCTGATGAACCTCATTGTggggaatctgcttccctctgctctcatctggatcacctccagaccagcagcagctgatctcatcccctctgagtgtgtccatcgagtgacagaggtacgaggcttcaatcagccacagaaggaggaatacttcaggaagagaatcagtgatcagagtctggccgacaggatcatctcacacctgaagtcatcaaggagcctctacatcatgtgccacatcccagtgttctgctggatctcagccgctgttctggagaAGATGTTAAGTCAAGAAGGGAGTagagagattcccaagactctcactcagatgtacacacacttcctgatggCACAGATTAGCATCAAAGACACAAAGTATCCTGAGAAGGAGGACAAGGATATGGAGATGATCTTCAAATTGGGGAAACTGGCATATGTGCAACTGGACAAGGGAAACCTGATCTTCTATGAGGAAGACCTGAGAGAGTGTGGCATTGATGTGACAGaagcatcagtgtactcaggattgtgcactcagatcttcagagaggagtttGGCTGGTATCAGGGGAAAGTCTTCTGCTTTGTTCATCTCAGCGTTCAGGAACATCTAGCAGCTCTATATGTGATACTCTCCTTTCACAACATCAGCAAAAATGTGCTTGTTGAAGGTGAAGCCAAGACAGTGTCAATCATACTCAAATGTGCAATTGATAAGGCTTTAGACAGTAATAATGGACATCTCGATCTCTTTCTTCGCTTTCTCATGGGACTTTCGGTGGAGTCAAATCAGGCTCTTCTAGAAAGGTTTTTGAAGAAAAGATCTATCATCGCCCAGGACACAGCGGAAACTGTTGAGTATCTCAAGGAAATGATTGTAATAAATTGTCCAGATAAGAGCATCCTTATGTTCCACTGTCTAAATGAACTTAATGATCATTCACTAAGTGATGAAATCCAAAAGTACATTGCCTCTGGAAAAGTTAGCGAAGATATCCAGTCCCAGGAACTTGGCTTggctcttttgtttattttaatgacatcAAATGAGAACTTTGATGAGTTTGAACTACATAAATATGGCAGATCAGATGCATTCATAAGCTGGCTGTATCCTGTGATCAGGCTGTCTACAAAAGCTTG GATGTGTAACTGTAATATCACAGAAATGGGATGTTTAAAGCTGTCTACACTTTTGTCTTCACATTCCAATGtaagagagctggatctgagccaCAACAACCTGCAGGACTCAGGAGTAGAAATACTCTGTGCTGGACCAAAGGAATCAAACCGTGCAAAACAATT AATTCCGCAATGGTTCAGCAGTAGGCCATATCATCCAAGCAATCAGCGTTTGTTTGAGGATATTGCAAGTCTCACAGCTGGACTACAGGACGCAGAGTCTAGACTGGAGTCTCTGAA TCTGAAGAACTGTGCAGTAACAGAAGCAGGCTGTGTTTTCCTGAGTTCAGCTCTGAGTTTAAACCCTTCACATCTGAAAGTGCTGGATCTGAGCTGGAATAATATAGGAGACTCCGGAGTGACCCATATCTGTGCTTCTCTGGACAAAGCTCATTGCTCATTAGAAATACTCAA gttaaataattgtaatataacaCAGAAAGGTTGTGCAGCATTGGCTTCAGTAATACAAACAGATTCAAACCTGAAAGAACTGTCTCTAAGCAAGAATGAGCTCCAGGACTCTGGTGTGATGTTGTTATCTGTTGGACTTCATcatcctcactgtaaactggagaccCTGAG GCTTTCATATTGCAAATTTAAAGCAGAAGGCTTTGGATCCCTTACTTCAGCTTTGAGGTCAAACTCTCAGCTGAGAGAACTGGATGTGGGCAACAACAGACCTGAAGATGATGGAATGGAGCTGCTATCAACTGTTCTTCATCATCCAAACTGTAGACTGAAAACACTGAG GATGGACAAATGTGGAATCACAGAGAAAAGTTGTGCTGGTCTGGCTTCAGCTCTCAGTTCCTGCCATCTGACAGATCTGGATCTCAGTATTAATGATCTGCAGGACTCAGGAGTGAAGAAGCTCTGTGTCGGACTGCAGAATCCTTGCTGTAAACTAGAGAAGCTGAG GTTGTCCAACTGTAGTATTACTCATGAAGGTGTGATGTCACTAACTGAAGCTCTGAAATCAAATCCTTCCCGCCTTAAAGAACTCGATCTGCTGGAGAATGATCTGGAAGAATCAGACTTTAAATTGATTGGTAATATTATTTAA